The DNA sequence aggactctgttagctggatatttttggttagcTGGCTATTCTCAATTCAGCAGTAACGCTGAGGGGTTTactaactccagcagcactgctgtgtctgatccagatataccagggctacacacacttaacactccaccaccacattagtgtcactgcagttctgagattgatccaccacccaaatcaaacctgctcAGTGGTGGTAATGATAACcatttaaagaacagggtgaaagaggaccAGAAATACAAAAACGTTTGACCACGGTCTGTAATTGCAGTGGAACTGTTGAAATGGATAATTAATAGAGAATATTAGAGTGCAGCTCTTTTTTGCTAGGCCAGGCTGTCTAGTTGTGAAACCCTGATGAATTGAAACCTTGAGCAGCTATTTTGGCCACAACAGGAATTGTCAAAAATAACtgcattttaataataacaataataataataataataataatacattacacttatatagtgcctttcacaaacccaaaTTCGCTTTACGACACTGGGGgaggagaagaaaaataaataaataaataaaaataattaaaacattaaaatttaaaaaataaaaaaattttagAGAGTGTGGAAttattcagaaaaaaaggtatgtTTTGAAGATGGAAAGAGACCTGCCACTCTTCGGGAACAGCCTGAACCTAGGAACAGTTAGTAGACCAGAATCAGAGGACCTTAGCTTGCGTGAAGGGGGCGTAAGGGAGTAGTAAGTCAGTGAGGTATGCAGGTGCGAGGCCATGCAGGGCTTTGAAGGTTAACAACAGGATTTTGAAACTAACGCGCTGAGAGATTGGCAGCCAATGTAACTGATGGAGGATAGGGGTAATATGGGTAATCTTTAAATCTTTAAAGACTCTGGCAGCAGAattttgtatgtttgtatgttacAAATTTGCAGTCGTTTTATCAATGGTATGGAGTCTGCACATTTCCATAATCTGTGATGTGACCAATTTTCAAAATATCAGTTTCATAATGTATTataatgtaaattatattttctaATACAGTAGTCTTAGTTTAAATAGTTTACAAACAGtatttgatttctctctctctctctctctctctctctctctctctctctctctaacaggtCTCATGTAGAATGAGAAGACGGAGCATCTCAAAGACAAGATATGATTAACAGCAAGAGGGTTTTCATGGATCCTCTGGTTCAAGGCAACATGGCAAGACTAGAGGGCACTGCAGGGACTGCTGTCCCTCCAGGACTTCCCAAAGCAGACAATGTGCCTCAGTATTCCCAAGACAAGTCTTTAAACTACAGACGGAGTTACATGTCTTGCTCTCTCAGTGGTCAAGAGACTTTAGAGCCTCCCTCAGCATGGAGCCCCAGTAGGACTTTTGTGAGAAATGGTGCGAGCCCAGTGGTTCATTCCTCAGCCACAGAGGGGACAATTACAAATCCAACCTTTTACCGACCTGAAAAGGTGTCTTTCCCTGTGGATAGTAACTCCCCTGTTGCAGTACAGGAGTTGGCATTAAAGCAAAAGCTTGCATACTATATTAGAAGCAAGCAGAGCCCCAATACTGCAGGTGTAGTCTCTCCAGTTGCTTTTAGAAAGCTTCCGATTGCATGTCCTAGCTTATCCCCATCAAGAGCAGAAAACTCAGGTGGACTTGCTATTCCAAAACCAGTGTATGGATATAGCCCCTGCTGCACTGATCGAAAGTGCCCGGTAAACCATAATTATGCAATGGGACGTGAGCTACAAATGGCACCGCCTCAAATGTTTGAGGATGAATGGTCCAGCCATTACAGACACTGGGCATATCTTCACAAGAAAAAGCAAGAAGCACTGATGCAACAGAGAATATTACCATTTGAACACTGTGGAGAGAGAGTACCATTAAAAGATGTAACCACTCAGGGCTATCATGGTCTAAGTCCGAGCAGACCTAGGAGGATGTCTGCGTTTTCTGAGCCGAGCCATAGCAGCTATCCCTACAGCCCAGCTCGCCCTTTTGTTCCTCCTTCACCGGAGCACTGCCAGCGTTTGCAGATGCACCCACAAATGCATAAGGATCTGCCACCTATGTATGAAGCAGTGACTAGAATGCGCTATGGATCACCTACACAGGTTTATCCAGATCACCATCATGTATACAAGTACAGAGAAATACCTCAGCATTCCTTGCTTTATtgttcacaggacaacacagaggTTTACAGGGCACAGAATCCTCATCATATGGTTGAAAAAGAAGCTTCAGGGCAGTGTCCTGTTCCCCCGCCTTATTACACTGATTTGCCAGATTCTTACCCTATGATCCCAACTGGTCTCCCAGCTGTCAGTAATTTACCTGCTTATCCCACTTATAGAATGAACCTAAATAGCGGCCAAGTGAACCCATTCACCGAGAGGCCACGTCCCCCTCCTATCATGCATCAGGTAGATAGACCTCTGGACTTCTCTATGCGCAAAGAGCAGAATGCAGACACCCAACAGGAGCCTCACAGAGAGCTTGGGATATCAGGGACTTTCCACCCAACACAGGTTCCAAATCACGTAGACTCTCAAAATTGCACACTTGGCACTGCAAATCAGAGCCGAGATGGCTTTCCAGTTAGTGGTAGCCATAATTACACTGTCTCACCCCAGTACACTGGTAGTATATCCAATAAAAAGCAGGATTTATGTATGCCAGAAAGTCAGGCAAATGTTCGTTTGATATTGAAAAGACGTAGGGATGAAAAAGATAACGCCTGTGAAgatgaatctttggaaaaagttCAAAAGTTGGACCAGCAGTTGTCTGATGAACGTCAGTTGCCTTCTTGCCCTCCAATGCCAGTCATTAACAAAGTCTTTAGCCTGGCCCCTTACAAAGCTTATTTAGAAGCCGCAGGTATGTTCTCCCATGAAAATTCTAGTAAATCTACCCCTCCAAAGGACTCTAAACCAACAAAAGAAGAGCCAGAAAAACAATGCACAGATCCAGAAACAACAATAGGTCAAGAAGGTCTTAAGTTAAAAGAAACGCCACAAGATGGCAACCATAACACAGATGAGTTACAACTGGTGGaggtcaaaaaagaaaaagtggagCCAGATGAATCATCATGTCAGTCTGAAATGTATGATAACCCAGATCCTGCAATTAGTCATGACTGCATTAATGAAAGTGTCAAGGAAGAACCAGCAGATTTAAAGCCAgtggtgtgtgaaactgaccacagccTTGTTGTTGTGAAGAGTGATACTGAGCCAGAATGTAAAACGGAGGCACCAGAAATGCCAGAACCCTCCCTTGAATTTAATACTGAGCCCAGCCCAATGGACAGAGTGGAAACAGTACAAACTCCAAGTAGTGGTCCAAATGCCTCAGACCTTACAGTCACTTTGCCTGCTGAACCTCAAACTTCACCTCAGACTATGTTTTCAGTCAGTAAAATCCCTGCTCATTGCCTTAAATTGACCAGCTATAATATCATTGTGCCTAAAGTCCTCAAACCTCCTGTACCTCCAAGTCCTGAGACTGTTCAGTCTGCAGCTGACAGCAGATTGGCTATGAGCAGCAGCAGACAGGCCAGATATCTGTTCATGGAGCTCCACCAATCACTCTGCAGACTCATATCTGCTTGTGTTTCACAAACCCCACAGTTGGAGCTCAGGAAATGGTTATCCAGTTTGGACCTTGTGTCTCcaccaacaaaaacacagaaggTTTCGTGCCTCCTGGGGTCCAAGGCCAGAGAGTTTTGGCTGAAAGGCCAAGAGACAGCAGTGGCACTCCAGAAAGTTGTAGGCCAGTTTGAAAATTATGTCAGAACACAGGAGTGCCCCTTTCCTCATGTCATCAGAGCGGGGGCAGTGTTCATCCCCATGCTGGTGGTGAAAGAGGTCCTGTTTCCTCAGGTCCAAGGGACATTCATAGACCAGGTGCTGCAGGAACACCGTGTTGAGTTGCGGCCTACCACCCTTTCAGAGGAGAGACACTTGACACAACTCCACAAACGGGCATTTTCTTCTAAACTCAGGAGGCTCCTGTCCCTCAAACACTTGCCAGATATCTATCCAGATGTCCTCAACCTGCTCTACTATGAGAGCGTCTGCAAGTTCCTAGGTGAGTTGAGAGTCAGTGGTGACCAAAAGATGACTTATCTCTTAACATATTTAAACTAAACTGCACAAAATAGATTTTGCTGCATGCCTCAGTATTACATCTGAAGTTATTAACAAAGATACATGATGTAGCTGTTACTCTTTCTGGACTCTTACTGTCTTTACAACGGTAATATCTGGTCTTTGTTTGATTCCTGGGTTGTATCACAtgaataaagtgtgtgtgtgtgtgtgtgcgcaaaaACATCTGAACGTGAATGTTCAGAATGATGGAAATGTCGCATAGAATTTTATTGAATGGCAGTAAAATACAAACAGTCTCAGTCCAAGTAGGTGACTGAAGTTTCATGAATCAATTACTTGATTTGTATGATGCCCAAACTTTTCTAAATAACACAATGTTTATCTCAAATATATTTCCATGCCCTTGAACTTTTTGACCCCAGGTTCTGACTTTAGGACAAATCTTCTATTTTTgttctattttattttgaacCCCATTCTTATATTTTACAGATTCTACTCCTACAGATGATGTCCAAAATATTGCTAAGGTACAAACTTTTTTCTTCTGTTGCCCCTTAAAGCATTTATCCCCTGCACTagcaattttcatttttatttgctttttaacctctgtatttttggGCTTAGCTCTGTTGCATACTTCTTGGTTTTCTAATGGGCTGTGTGTATGTTGCAGCCCCTAATGCAGTGTTGTGGGTAAACGACTACTCTGCTCAATATTATCTGATTTAAAGAGAAACGGAAGCTGTGGTTTGGAATATCTGCCAGCTTCCGAAACACACTTCCCAAGGAGGAAGGAAGCGGTCATTGGTAGGATTTTTTTTGAGCAACGCTTGGTAAATATTACAGGTGTGACTTTGTTTTCTCACAACATTTGCTATTTCACAGTTATCATCTTAGACCTACTACAAAGGTATTGATGTGACTTACAGATAATACCGCTAACATCAcctgctttattattattatattacacgTCTgtttccacatgcagttttctTCTATATTCATGTTAAAATTTCACTTACATTCAGTAAAATTGCTTGGTGCACGTAAATTTCTTGAGTACGTATAATCTTTAAAAAGCCTGCTTTGACCAGAAACATAAATGAAGCACTCATTACTCCCAATTTCTGGCTCAGAGTCAAAGCTAGCTTCACGGTTCAtagaaaaatgaacaaatgcagaTTAATTccagaattttttaaaatgaatcaaacaaaaggaaaaccATAAATATAAGAAACTACCTCTAACACACCCTCTAAAGTACTTAGCAGAGGTTGCCCAATTCTGAGGTTAGAAATCTCTTGCAGCAGTAGCCATAGCCATGTACATACCCTCCTTCTCTACTAGGCAAACACATTAGAACAAAAAATTAGATGAAAAGAAATGTGCCTCTTCCCCCACCCCACTCCGTTGGCCTGCATTCCTTACAGATATATGCACAATAAATTAACCTTAAATATGTGGTCACACTGGGCTTTGTGATGTGTGTAaaattccattcatttcaaAGAGATTTGGAGTGACGGAGTGACAGTTGGAGTAatttagaaaaatattttttaaacatcacTTCCTGGAGAATAAATTTGTGCATCGAGTTCAACTTTAGTGAACTCTGACAACTCCAATGCATAGCATCGCACTACAGTACATATATAAAACTAATGAACCAAAACGGATGACTATTTACAGCAATGATTTTCAGCCTTTCTTGCAGCTACAGCCATTTCATTAGAAATGAAAAATCCCAGTATGACTTGAGCATAAGATATTATATTGGCAACAACTAGTGGTGTCAATCGCTTTAATCACAAAGACATTGTGCGATAAATCACAAACTGAAATGCTAGAGTTTCCagttaaaacaattaattgtcTGGAGTGGTATTTATGACAAACCATTAAGAGAAAAccgttatttttaatttattataaaatttcAGGGAGAGACACAAGCTTTAATTGGGAAATTtgcagctcacagctcagacaATAAAACCTCTCCATGTTCCAGCTTCAGTAAATTTAAAACTGATACATTTTTGGATTAAGGGAggcaaaagaagaagaaaaaacacactgaacgtcccacagcaggtgtgtgtgtgtgtgtgtgtgtgtgtgtgtgcatgtgtgagagagatggtAAGAGCTAGTGTAGTTTATTTTCAATGTTgtgaagatgaggatgaagaaGATACTGCGCCAACACCATTCTTGCGTTGTAAATAAAAaggtttattacaatgaaaaaaCAGCATAAAAACAAGCACCAGTGGActgctttttacatttttttaactattAAATTATTAGttttcattaaaacattttcagattATCCATGTGTTGACATGTTAACGTTGACTGCACTAGTAAAAACACACAGGACTTACATTAAGAGGATGAAAGTCTATAATCAGAGCTTACAACTAGATAAAGAGAATTTAGCAGCTGTGGTGTGATAATCAGGTTACTTCACTGGCCAAAGGGGCAGAATCCTCTAACACACAAATTGACCCTCCATTTACTCACTGGCCTGAGATCATTGGAGGCCAAAAGCAGAAAGTAATGTTCTTTTTAATGCTCGATTAAAGGCAGCCACAGCCAGTATGGTTTTACTCCACCTTTTCCGACTTATGGTTTTGATCCATACGACCAGCTTTATCACAGATATAACACTCCAAGTCTTTGAAACTGTAATAAAATACATCTGTTGTTCTGGAACAGTTGCAAATGCATGTCGTGTTCTGCTAAAAAATGCAGGAACTGTTGTTAAAATCAAATGGGCTGCAGCATTCACCCTGAAAGTAAACAATATGAAACcaaaaaagaaaactaaacTAATTCCACATTTGTTATACATCCCAGACTTACTGCTTTCAACAActtgctctttttttatttggtggTAGAAGGTAGTACCTCATGATGTAATGGACCCGTCTTGCATGTCCTGAGATGTAATCATAGAGTTTCTTTAGTCCTTTTTATAAGTCTGAGACATTCTTTGGGCTTTCTGGGCTTTAGGTCTGATTTAGGATGTTCAGTTGTTGGTCCATAAACACCAGTCCTATACGTCCTAAAGGTTTTGAAAGGTTTATAGTGCGTCACAAACCAAATGTTAGGAAGCTCAACACCCCTCCAGCTGATGCTCAATGTTGAGAATGGTAACCTGTGTTCCTATTGGTCCCATTctacaaaaaatgtttttctataGAGGTCATATACCCTGCCTTTGCACACACAATGTCTGTGTCCACTGCGGGTGAACCTCAGAGTAGGAGGGGTGTCTATGAACGAGGTGTTTCAAATGTTAgagtttttttaatttaccttcttcttctttgtAGATTCAGTTCTCATGTTTTTGACATTAATGTTGTTTTCTTACAGGAATAAAAATCAGCTTCACcttcgagagagagagtgcagaaTGCTGTGACGAATCTGAAGGTTTTAACCAGTTGGAGGTATGCTACGGGTCCCCAAAGCCACAAACAACAGATACATTGACATTTCCGGAGAACCACAAAGAAACATCATGCCTGAAGATGCATAAAAGCAAAGGCAGGGTAAAGAGTGCCTGCAAGAGAGTGTTTTTAGGAGAAGACAGCTCCTCGGCTGAGGATGATCCTGCTGAGGAATCTACAACCTGGTGCTTTGAAGGTTGTttggagggagagggggaggaatGGGAATGTTCAACGACGGCCTGCAGCGATGAGGAGGGCCACGTGGTGGTGAAGATCGAGGAGGACGCTGTGGTGGAACCTGAGAATTCCTGGGGACAGCCGCTAACCTCAGATGACCTCTCCACAGAAAGCAGtgaaacagagatggagaaGTCCTCTTGGTCGTGTCCTCAGAGCCACTCGTCCAGCAGCTTCTGCAAGAGCCACTCGGGCATAGTCCTCAAGCTAAAGAAGGTCTATTGTGCCAACAGCAGGCGGGGCCAGGTTTTGCACTACCAGAGAGTCCAGGAAAACTCAGAGCCTCAGGATTTGAGGAACAGTGAATGTAGACATAGAAACTGTCACAGTAAAAAGGAACACCAAGTCTCCAAAAACAAGAAGAGAGACACGTTCTCCACCAAAGTGCGCCGGAAACGTTACCACACCTATCT is a window from the Hoplias malabaricus isolate fHopMal1 chromosome 11, fHopMal1.hap1, whole genome shotgun sequence genome containing:
- the c11h15orf39 gene encoding uncharacterized protein C15orf39 homolog, which encodes MINSKRVFMDPLVQGNMARLEGTAGTAVPPGLPKADNVPQYSQDKSLNYRRSYMSCSLSGQETLEPPSAWSPSRTFVRNGASPVVHSSATEGTITNPTFYRPEKVSFPVDSNSPVAVQELALKQKLAYYIRSKQSPNTAGVVSPVAFRKLPIACPSLSPSRAENSGGLAIPKPVYGYSPCCTDRKCPVNHNYAMGRELQMAPPQMFEDEWSSHYRHWAYLHKKKQEALMQQRILPFEHCGERVPLKDVTTQGYHGLSPSRPRRMSAFSEPSHSSYPYSPARPFVPPSPEHCQRLQMHPQMHKDLPPMYEAVTRMRYGSPTQVYPDHHHVYKYREIPQHSLLYCSQDNTEVYRAQNPHHMVEKEASGQCPVPPPYYTDLPDSYPMIPTGLPAVSNLPAYPTYRMNLNSGQVNPFTERPRPPPIMHQVDRPLDFSMRKEQNADTQQEPHRELGISGTFHPTQVPNHVDSQNCTLGTANQSRDGFPVSGSHNYTVSPQYTGSISNKKQDLCMPESQANVRLILKRRRDEKDNACEDESLEKVQKLDQQLSDERQLPSCPPMPVINKVFSLAPYKAYLEAAGMFSHENSSKSTPPKDSKPTKEEPEKQCTDPETTIGQEGLKLKETPQDGNHNTDELQLVEVKKEKVEPDESSCQSEMYDNPDPAISHDCINESVKEEPADLKPVVCETDHSLVVVKSDTEPECKTEAPEMPEPSLEFNTEPSPMDRVETVQTPSSGPNASDLTVTLPAEPQTSPQTMFSVSKIPAHCLKLTSYNIIVPKVLKPPVPPSPETVQSAADSRLAMSSSRQARYLFMELHQSLCRLISACVSQTPQLELRKWLSSLDLVSPPTKTQKVSCLLGSKAREFWLKGQETAVALQKVVGQFENYVRTQECPFPHVIRAGAVFIPMLVVKEVLFPQVQGTFIDQVLQEHRVELRPTTLSEERHLTQLHKRAFSSKLRRLLSLKHLPDIYPDVLNLLYYESVCKFLDSTPTDDVQNIAKE